A genomic window from Indicator indicator isolate 239-I01 chromosome 10, UM_Iind_1.1, whole genome shotgun sequence includes:
- the KIAA0040 gene encoding uncharacterized protein KIAA0040 homolog has protein sequence MEQKISSFFNSILELIRTKHEEGIFNTVCLVVLLGLPFVVLIAFIFICCHCCFCSRRRERRKKGGPSSNGQLHAERNKKKKKKKKKDEEDLWISAQPKLLLLDKRPSLPI, from the coding sequence ATGGAGCAGAAGATCAgctctttttttaattcaatcTTGGAACTCATCCGTACCAAGCATGAAGAAGGTATCTTCAACACTGTCTGCCTGGTTGTGCTTTTGGGTCTGCCCTTTGTTGTCCTCATTGCCTTCATTTTcatctgctgccactgctgcttttgcagccggaggagagaaagaaggaagaaaggtgGCCCCAGTAGCAATGGGCAGCTGCATGCAGAgaggaacaagaagaaaaagaagaagaagaagaaggatgaAGAGGACCTGTGGATCTCAGCCCAGCCCAAGCTGCTTTTGCTGGACAAGAGACCCTCCTTGCCCATCTAG